The following proteins are co-located in the Apium graveolens cultivar Ventura chromosome 5, ASM990537v1, whole genome shotgun sequence genome:
- the LOC141724909 gene encoding protein DETOXIFICATION 12-like has product MEERHLLIKRNKHDDNDMDMNKGGFRIITGVVFWREVKKLAYIAGPMVAVTLSVYLLQIASVMMVGHLGQLALSSTSIAFSLATVTGFSVMQGLASALETLCGQAFGAGQYQKLGIQTYTAILCLIIVCFPLSVLWIKMGYILSSLGQDPMISREAGKFLIWLIPSLFAYATLQPLVRYFQMQSYIIPLLISTCITFCVHLPLCWALVFKSGLHNIGAAVALGISTWINVIILGIFIRYSSICAKTLAPFTMNIFKGIKEFFLFAIPSAFMICLEWWSFELLVLLSGLLPNPQLETSVLAICLNTIAALYAIPYGLGAGVSTRVSNELGAGNPQGARVAVFVVVIMALSGATIISGTIFVCRNVYGYTFSNEKEVIVYVTDMAPLICLSIIMDNLQGVLSGIARGCGWQHLGAYVNLAAFYLFGIPIAAALGFWLQLRGKGLWIGIQAGAALQTILLFIITVCTNWEMQAIMARERLH; this is encoded by the exons ATGGAAGAGAGACATCTGTTAATCAAAAGAAATAAACATGATGACAATGACATGGATATGAACAAGGGAGGTTTTAGAATAATAACAGGAGTTGTGTTCTGGAGAGAGGTAAAAAAGCTGGCTTATATAGCAGGACCAATGGTGGCTGTCACTTTATCAGTTTACTTGCTTCAAATTGCTTCTGTTATGATGGTGGGACATCTTGGTCAACTTGCTCTTTCTAGTACTTCCATTGCCTTTTCTCTGGCTACTGTCACTGGTTTTAGTGTCATG CAAGGATTGGCTAGTGCTTTAGAAACTTTATGCGGGCAGGCTTTTGGAGCTGGGCAATATCAAAAGCTTGGAATTCAAACTTACACTGCTATCTTATGCCTCATAATAGTTTGTTTCCCTCTCTCTGTTTTATGGATTAAGATGGGCTATATACTAAGTTCTCTAGGACAAGATCCTATGATTTCACGTGAAGCTGGAAAATTCTTAATATGGCTTATCCCTTCCCTGTTTGCTTATGCAACTCTTCAACCACTTGTCCGCTACTTTCAAATGCAAAGTTATATCATTCCTTTGCTTATTAGCACATGTATCACCTTTTGTGTACACTTACCTCTCTGCTGGGCACTGGTTTTCAAGTCTGGACTGCATAATATTGGAGCAGCAGTTGCACTAGGTATATCCACGTGGATAAATGTTATAATCCTTGGCATATTTATAAGATACTCAAGTATTTGTGCAAAAACTCTTGCTCCATTTACCATGAATATTTTTAAAGGGATCAAAGAATTCTTTCTTTTTGCCATTCCTTCGGCTTTCATGATCTG CCTTGAGTGGTGGTCTTTTGAGCTACTTGTCTTGTTATCTGGGCTTTTACCAAATCCACAGCTTGAAACTTCTGTACTGGCTATATG TCTGAACACAATCGCAGCACTCTATGCAATACCGTATGGACTTGGTGCTGGTGTGAG CACTAGAGTCTCCAACGAATTAGGGGCGGGAAATCCGCAAGGAGCTCGTGTAGCTGTTTTTGTTGTGGTGATTATGGCACTATCAGGGGCAACTATTATAAGTGGAACTATCTTTGTTTGTCGGAATGTATATGGCTATACTTTTAGCAACGAAAAAGAAGTTATTGTTTATGTCACGGATATGGCTCCTCTGATTTGTCTATCAATTATCATGGATAATCTACAAGGTGTCCTTTCAG GTATTGCTAGAGGATGTGGGTGGCAGCATCTTGGGGCTTATGTCAATCTCGCTGCATTCTACCTTTTTGGGATTCCCATAGCCGCTGCACTGGGATTTTGGTTACAACTGCGAGGAAAAGGACTATGGATTGGCATCCAGGCTGGCGCTGCTCTACAAACAATTTTGCTCTTCATAATTACAGTTTGCACAAATTGGGAAATGCAG GCTATTATGGCAAGAGAGAGGCTGCATTAG